One Luteibacter aegosomaticola genomic window carries:
- a CDS encoding lysophospholipid acyltransferase family protein: protein MLSIDRTLQERMPWLAQHPKLRKPLTGLLGTLAHEQRFNGVLEALRDTQGIEFAERVLEHLGVSCRVTERERENIPVEGPLVVVANHPLGMVDAMALVQLIGSVRRDIRILGNEVLAAVPQMEPILLRVDVFGKGASSRMRAIFRSIEAGEVLIMFPAGEVSRLGAGGVRDGKWSDGFARIAAKAGIPVLPVHINARNSVAFYGLSMLAKPLSTAMLPREATSGKQRLGIRIGKLVDADELKQVSGGSSERAAKLMRRHVYRVGQQRGLIFGGQTPLAHPEPIERVVAELDKAEVLAELGGGKKALLVQGSSDSAVLREIGRLRELTFRRVGEGTGKRRDLDAYDPYYEHLVLWDEKALRIVGAYRFGHGGKLINERGMSSLYTSSLFDYSPALESRLAQGLELGRSFIAPAYWRWSRALDQLWQGIGLYLQRHPDVRYLFGPVSMSAAIPREGREWIAAAHQHFFGVQGLAAARQPFVIPQETLAQVRAELEGLDAAGGLGKLKNRLDALGVTLPVLYRQYVDLVDPEGVQFLAFGEDPDFAGCVDGLVMLDLLSLKPAKRARYLGK, encoded by the coding sequence ATGCTGAGCATCGATCGCACCCTCCAGGAACGCATGCCATGGCTGGCCCAGCACCCTAAGCTGCGTAAGCCGCTGACCGGGTTGCTCGGTACGCTCGCCCACGAGCAACGCTTCAACGGCGTGCTCGAGGCGCTGCGCGATACCCAGGGCATCGAGTTCGCCGAGCGCGTGCTTGAGCACCTGGGCGTAAGCTGCCGCGTCACCGAACGCGAGCGCGAAAATATTCCCGTCGAAGGCCCGCTGGTCGTCGTCGCCAACCATCCGCTGGGCATGGTCGATGCCATGGCCCTGGTCCAGCTCATCGGGTCCGTGCGCCGCGATATCCGCATCCTCGGCAACGAGGTCCTGGCGGCGGTCCCGCAGATGGAGCCGATCCTGCTGCGCGTTGATGTCTTCGGAAAGGGCGCCTCGTCACGCATGCGCGCGATCTTCCGCAGCATCGAGGCGGGCGAAGTCCTCATCATGTTCCCGGCCGGCGAAGTGTCCCGCCTGGGCGCCGGCGGCGTGCGCGACGGCAAGTGGTCCGATGGTTTCGCTCGCATCGCGGCCAAGGCGGGCATCCCCGTGTTGCCGGTGCATATCAATGCGCGCAACTCCGTCGCTTTCTACGGTTTGTCCATGTTGGCCAAGCCGCTGAGCACCGCGATGCTTCCTCGCGAAGCGACGTCGGGCAAGCAGCGCCTGGGCATCCGCATCGGCAAGCTTGTCGATGCCGATGAGCTGAAGCAGGTCAGCGGCGGTTCGTCCGAACGCGCGGCCAAACTGATGCGCCGCCATGTGTATCGCGTGGGCCAGCAGCGTGGCCTGATCTTTGGCGGGCAGACGCCGCTGGCGCATCCCGAACCGATCGAACGCGTGGTGGCTGAGCTGGACAAGGCTGAGGTGCTGGCCGAGCTCGGTGGCGGCAAGAAGGCGTTGCTCGTGCAGGGTTCGAGCGATAGCGCCGTACTGCGTGAGATTGGCCGCTTGCGCGAGCTGACGTTCCGTCGCGTGGGCGAGGGTACGGGCAAGCGCCGCGACCTCGATGCGTACGATCCGTATTACGAACACCTGGTGCTGTGGGATGAGAAGGCGCTGCGCATCGTGGGTGCGTACCGCTTTGGCCATGGCGGCAAGCTGATCAACGAGCGCGGCATGTCGTCGCTCTATACCTCCAGCCTGTTCGACTATTCGCCGGCGCTGGAGTCGCGCCTGGCGCAGGGGCTGGAGCTGGGGCGTAGCTTTATCGCGCCGGCGTACTGGCGTTGGTCGCGTGCGCTGGATCAGCTGTGGCAGGGCATTGGCCTGTATCTGCAGCGCCATCCGGATGTGCGTTATCTGTTTGGCCCGGTGAGCATGTCGGCGGCGATTCCGCGTGAGGGTCGCGAGTGGATCGCGGCGGCGCATCAGCATTTCTTTGGCGTGCAGGGTCTGGCAGCGGCTCGCCAGCCGTTCGTGATTCCTCAGGAGACGCTGGCGCAGGTGCGTGCGGAGCTGGAAGGCCTGGATGCGGCGGGTGGCCTGGGTAAGCTGAAGAATCGCCTGGATGCGTTGGGTGTGACGTTGCCGGTGTTGTATCGCCAGTATGTGGATCTGGTGGATCCGGAGGGCGTGCAGTTCCTGGCGTTCGGCGAGGATCCGGATTTCGCGGGCTGCGTGGATGGCCTGGTAATGCTGGATCTTCTCAGTCTGAAGCCGGCTAAGCGTGCGCGGTATCTCGGCAAGTAA
- a CDS encoding TonB-dependent receptor, whose translation MNRNTLSAAIAFSLCLVAGTAAAQDSQAQEAPASTTTTQRSNVSSSSNTTNDNATRRAAEQMSAVQVRASSLSLGGGLMSIQDAPKAVSTISRDAIKQAAPGATFIQAIDSIPGVVSSTDDVTGTNDGNISIRGFPIDEVGVTVNGAPINDSGNYKIYPTEYGDTENMGDITVQQGYPDNDTPISGAAGGSIAWVTVDPSHTAGLDFSQSLGQNSYHRTFFRLNTGDTGPVRSWLSYSNNETELWRGRGKAKITKVDGKSVWTIDDRNSVTFSVQYNREVKTNYESLTKAQVAQQYKQSYASVYTPGSTSSNFYALHQNPFRNYLASADGEFTFTDSLRLSVVPYFQYGEGGGGSGSTVTENALANGNYYHSVNYDLDGDGKLSGTKLVNSFSNSITYRPGIIAKLNQDLTDNNSLEYGLWWERPRQQQDQVFVPVDPETGIPVDTWAKTQRISFPDGTAQKSYINYTTTTNEKAFITDNWTPTDKLTFTGSLAYVWSKRDGDVYEYPDSIGSISTAGKVTATNAAYGTSVNKTFHKFTPSGGVKYQLNDQNQFYFGMGKTFRAPINGAILSNALYGNGTAKAAPLPNKPETSVTADLGWRFYGDSFSANVDAYASNFNNKQVSGYDENTGLTVYTQLPKVHMRGLNSEVSYKLDENWSVYANYNYTRSLMQANLDSLGDGIYYTKGKTLLNSPKNTGYVAVNFKNGPFWAQLNAKYQGASWGDWSNTQKIGGYTTLNLNAGWNFPDFSPSFRSPYIKLNLFNLADRKAFTYASNISAFLASNPDKIKDANGTTLFASAPYYSVLQERTFMVTFGASFF comes from the coding sequence ATGAATCGCAATACCCTTTCGGCAGCGATCGCGTTCTCGCTTTGCCTTGTGGCCGGCACCGCTGCGGCCCAGGACAGCCAGGCGCAAGAGGCCCCGGCTAGCACGACGACCACGCAGCGTTCGAACGTCTCCTCGTCCTCGAACACCACCAACGACAACGCCACCCGCCGCGCCGCCGAGCAGATGAGCGCCGTGCAGGTGCGTGCGAGCTCGCTGTCGCTGGGCGGTGGCCTCATGTCCATCCAGGACGCCCCGAAAGCCGTTTCGACCATCTCCCGTGACGCCATCAAGCAGGCTGCCCCGGGCGCGACCTTCATCCAGGCGATCGACTCGATCCCGGGCGTGGTGTCCTCCACCGATGACGTCACCGGCACCAACGACGGCAACATCAGCATTCGTGGCTTTCCCATCGACGAAGTGGGCGTGACCGTCAACGGCGCCCCGATCAACGACAGCGGCAACTACAAGATCTACCCGACCGAGTACGGCGACACCGAGAACATGGGTGACATCACCGTGCAGCAGGGTTACCCGGACAACGACACGCCGATCTCCGGCGCGGCCGGTGGTTCGATCGCGTGGGTGACGGTCGATCCGTCGCACACCGCTGGCCTCGATTTCAGCCAGTCGCTCGGCCAGAACAGCTACCACCGCACCTTCTTCCGCCTGAACACCGGCGACACCGGCCCGGTGCGTTCGTGGCTCTCGTACTCGAACAACGAAACCGAACTGTGGCGCGGCCGCGGTAAGGCGAAGATCACCAAGGTCGACGGCAAGTCGGTCTGGACGATCGACGACCGCAACTCGGTGACCTTCTCGGTGCAGTACAACCGCGAAGTGAAGACCAACTACGAAAGCCTGACCAAGGCCCAGGTGGCGCAGCAGTACAAGCAGAGCTACGCCAGCGTCTACACGCCGGGCAGCACCAGCAGTAACTTCTACGCGCTGCACCAGAACCCGTTCCGTAACTACCTGGCCAGCGCCGACGGTGAGTTCACCTTCACCGACAGCCTGCGCCTGAGCGTGGTGCCGTACTTCCAGTACGGTGAAGGCGGCGGCGGCTCTGGCAGCACCGTGACCGAGAATGCGCTGGCTAACGGCAACTACTACCACTCGGTGAACTACGACCTCGACGGCGACGGCAAGCTCAGCGGCACCAAGCTGGTCAACTCGTTCAGCAACTCGATCACCTACCGTCCGGGCATCATCGCCAAGCTCAACCAGGACCTGACCGATAACAACAGCCTGGAATACGGCCTGTGGTGGGAGCGTCCGCGCCAGCAGCAGGATCAGGTCTTCGTGCCGGTCGATCCGGAAACGGGCATCCCGGTGGATACGTGGGCCAAGACCCAGCGCATCTCGTTCCCGGATGGCACGGCGCAGAAGTCGTACATCAACTACACGACGACGACCAACGAAAAGGCCTTCATCACCGACAACTGGACCCCGACCGACAAGCTGACCTTCACCGGCAGCCTGGCGTACGTCTGGTCGAAGCGCGACGGTGACGTCTACGAGTACCCGGATTCGATCGGCTCGATCAGCACGGCCGGCAAGGTCACCGCGACGAATGCCGCTTACGGCACCTCGGTCAACAAGACCTTCCACAAGTTCACCCCGTCGGGTGGCGTGAAGTACCAGCTCAACGACCAGAACCAGTTCTACTTCGGCATGGGCAAGACCTTCCGCGCTCCGATCAACGGCGCGATCCTGTCGAACGCCCTGTACGGCAATGGCACGGCGAAGGCCGCTCCGCTGCCGAACAAGCCGGAAACCTCGGTGACGGCCGACCTCGGCTGGCGTTTCTACGGCGATAGCTTCTCGGCTAACGTCGACGCCTACGCCTCCAACTTCAACAACAAGCAGGTGTCGGGCTACGACGAGAACACGGGTCTTACCGTGTACACGCAGCTGCCCAAGGTGCACATGCGCGGCCTGAACTCGGAAGTCAGCTACAAGCTGGACGAGAACTGGTCGGTGTATGCGAACTACAACTACACCCGCTCGCTGATGCAGGCCAACCTGGATTCGCTGGGCGACGGCATCTACTACACCAAGGGCAAGACCCTGCTGAACTCGCCGAAGAACACCGGCTACGTCGCGGTGAACTTCAAGAACGGCCCGTTCTGGGCTCAGTTGAACGCCAAGTACCAGGGCGCCAGCTGGGGTGACTGGTCCAACACGCAGAAGATCGGCGGCTACACCACGCTGAACCTCAACGCTGGCTGGAACTTCCCGGACTTCTCGCCCTCGTTCCGCAGCCCGTACATCAAGCTCAACCTGTTCAACCTGGCGGATCGCAAGGCCTTCACCTACGCCAGCAACATCTCGGCGTTCCTGGCTTCGAACCCGGACAAGATCAAGGACGCGAACGGCACCACGCTGTTCGCCTCGGCGCCGTACTACTCGGTGCTGCAGGAACGTACCTTCATGGTCACCTTCGGCGCGTCGTTCTTCTAA
- a CDS encoding TonB-dependent receptor: protein MQKRIRAKLLPLAIASLIAAPSAFAQETSSTISGRVLDSAGQPVSNATVTIVHEPSGTTKTTTTDANGRYSAQGLRPGGPFDVTANKDGVPSARQDQVYLSLGADTAVNLTSGAAANAADATALGAVTVSAVSGQFSSENKGLGTTISQAQLKATPAPSGNIADIARLDPRVNVDHGTGAISANGQNSRMNAIKVDGLGVGDPFGLNSTGMPTVGSPVSMDTLDSFNISTANYDVSSDTIGADINAVTKSGTNEFHGSVYYGFKNASSMVGDAGWINNGQDREYTEFDRNWKAGATVGGPIIKDKLFFFAGYEKEEVTGLSSGAVNGLDPSLAASNNNKVSSADLARTIANAQGLGIVPGTLGANAGTLTDKRYIAKIDWNITDGHRMNLAYSRTKEVKPNPQGNGASSIGLSSYWYTVNSDIKNYTLQSFDDWSDIFSSETKIGYSDYSLNRSVDTQQPMLTVRVNSGIGSAQGTGPTINLGEDQFSHYNSASVKTLNAMWAGTLYLDDHTIKGGFEWERNRIYNLFGRTEFGAYTFANGINSLANGAYSNYSLYQPAPGYSLNDIAAQWELRRHTFFLQDTWQPTDNLSVQFGFRVNKYLTDDKPLYNATFEQKYGFSNAATVNGSKLVEPRLSFNYTFDSEYKTQLRGGVGLFQSDPPTVWMTNPYQNNGINIVTYSYDRNADGTCRLGSQLSIACPAFSPDPLKQQTSGPGTQPQMAVDTVDKNFKLPSVWKSSIAFDRELPWMGIIGSIEYQHLDVQDGIFYQNLNIGGPTGQMPDGRFTYYGCIGGSTPIGAAANCATSNATGAALSTNRNRYRADGRFAQAVTYLTNTSKGGADTVTLSFTKPMENGWSWSVSATGGHATEVNPGTSSQASSNYSNSAWTNPNEDVASTANTNIAKRLNASITWQHAFFGDYNTTVSAFYDGHSGVPYSWVFGNDANGDSYSKDLAYIPTRNDGTAFRTANGASAASDALVNQFFDYIQHDPSLRKNQGKIARRNDAVSSWVNQIDLGLSQEIPGIFKGNKGEIRLDIYNFLNLLNKDWGQQSYVGFPYTRTLANFGGVDAQGNYIYNLPTDAQGNYAPGSKAVYDAPTDNSATKLNPVSRWSAQLTVRYTF from the coding sequence ATGCAGAAGCGTATCCGCGCCAAACTCCTGCCGTTGGCCATTGCGTCGCTTATCGCCGCGCCGTCCGCCTTCGCCCAGGAGACGTCGTCGACGATCAGCGGTCGTGTCCTTGATAGCGCCGGCCAGCCGGTCTCCAACGCCACCGTCACCATCGTTCACGAGCCGTCGGGCACCACCAAGACGACGACCACGGACGCCAACGGCCGTTACTCGGCCCAGGGCCTGCGCCCGGGTGGCCCGTTCGACGTGACCGCGAACAAGGACGGCGTGCCGTCGGCCCGCCAGGACCAGGTCTACCTGTCGCTGGGCGCTGACACCGCGGTGAACCTCACCTCGGGTGCCGCCGCCAACGCCGCTGACGCCACCGCGCTCGGCGCCGTCACCGTTTCCGCTGTCTCGGGTCAGTTCTCGTCGGAGAACAAGGGCCTGGGCACCACCATTTCGCAGGCGCAGCTCAAGGCTACGCCGGCTCCCAGCGGCAACATCGCTGATATCGCGCGCCTCGACCCGCGCGTGAACGTCGACCACGGCACCGGCGCCATCTCGGCTAACGGCCAGAACTCGCGCATGAACGCCATCAAGGTCGACGGCCTGGGCGTGGGCGACCCGTTCGGTCTGAACTCGACCGGCATGCCGACCGTCGGCTCGCCGGTGTCGATGGACACGCTGGATTCGTTCAACATCTCGACCGCCAACTACGACGTCAGCTCCGACACGATCGGCGCGGACATCAACGCCGTCACCAAGTCGGGTACCAACGAGTTCCACGGCTCGGTGTACTACGGCTTCAAGAATGCCTCGAGCATGGTGGGCGACGCTGGCTGGATCAATAATGGCCAGGACCGCGAGTACACCGAGTTCGACCGTAACTGGAAGGCCGGTGCCACCGTTGGTGGCCCGATCATCAAGGACAAGCTGTTCTTCTTCGCCGGTTACGAGAAGGAAGAAGTGACCGGCCTGAGCTCGGGCGCCGTGAACGGCCTCGACCCGTCGCTTGCTGCTTCGAACAACAACAAGGTGTCGTCGGCCGATCTCGCCCGCACGATTGCGAACGCGCAGGGCCTGGGCATCGTCCCGGGTACGCTTGGCGCCAATGCTGGCACGCTGACCGACAAGCGTTACATTGCCAAGATCGACTGGAACATCACCGACGGTCACCGCATGAACCTTGCGTACTCGCGTACCAAGGAAGTGAAGCCCAACCCGCAGGGTAACGGCGCGTCGTCGATCGGCCTGTCCAGCTACTGGTACACCGTCAACTCCGACATCAAGAACTACACCCTGCAGTCGTTCGACGACTGGAGCGATATCTTCTCGTCGGAAACCAAGATCGGCTACAGCGATTACTCGCTGAACCGTTCGGTGGATACGCAGCAGCCGATGCTCACCGTGCGCGTCAACAGCGGCATCGGTAGCGCCCAGGGCACGGGTCCGACGATCAACCTCGGCGAAGACCAGTTCTCGCACTACAACTCGGCGTCGGTGAAGACGCTGAACGCCATGTGGGCCGGCACCCTGTACCTCGACGACCACACCATCAAGGGTGGCTTCGAGTGGGAGCGTAACCGCATCTATAACCTGTTCGGTCGTACGGAATTCGGCGCCTACACCTTCGCCAACGGCATCAACAGCCTGGCCAACGGCGCTTACAGCAACTACTCGCTGTACCAGCCGGCTCCGGGTTACAGCCTGAACGACATCGCCGCCCAGTGGGAGCTGCGTCGTCACACGTTCTTCCTGCAGGACACCTGGCAGCCGACCGACAACCTGTCGGTGCAGTTCGGCTTCCGCGTCAACAAGTACCTGACCGACGACAAGCCGCTGTACAACGCGACGTTCGAGCAGAAGTACGGCTTCAGCAATGCCGCCACGGTTAACGGCAGCAAGCTGGTCGAGCCGCGCCTGTCGTTCAACTACACCTTCGACAGCGAGTACAAGACCCAGCTGCGCGGTGGTGTTGGCCTGTTCCAGTCCGATCCGCCGACCGTGTGGATGACGAACCCGTACCAGAACAACGGTATCAATATCGTCACGTATTCGTACGATCGCAACGCCGATGGCACTTGCCGTCTCGGTAGCCAGCTCAGCATCGCTTGCCCGGCGTTCAGCCCGGATCCGCTGAAGCAGCAGACCAGCGGCCCGGGTACGCAGCCGCAGATGGCCGTCGATACGGTCGACAAGAACTTCAAGCTGCCGAGCGTCTGGAAGTCCTCGATCGCGTTTGATCGTGAACTGCCGTGGATGGGCATCATCGGTAGCATCGAGTACCAGCACCTCGACGTGCAGGACGGTATCTTCTACCAGAACCTGAACATCGGTGGCCCGACCGGCCAGATGCCGGACGGCCGCTTCACGTACTACGGCTGCATCGGTGGTTCCACCCCGATCGGTGCCGCTGCGAATTGCGCGACGAGCAATGCGACGGGCGCGGCGCTCAGCACCAACCGCAACCGTTACCGTGCTGATGGCCGCTTCGCCCAGGCTGTCACCTACCTGACCAACACCTCGAAGGGTGGTGCGGATACGGTGACCCTGTCGTTCACCAAGCCGATGGAAAATGGCTGGTCGTGGAGCGTGTCGGCCACCGGCGGCCACGCGACCGAAGTGAACCCGGGTACGTCCAGCCAGGCTTCGTCGAACTACTCGAACAGCGCCTGGACCAACCCGAACGAAGACGTGGCTTCCACGGCCAACACCAACATCGCCAAGCGCCTCAACGCTTCGATCACGTGGCAGCACGCGTTCTTCGGCGACTACAACACGACCGTCAGTGCCTTCTACGATGGCCACTCGGGCGTGCCGTATAGCTGGGTGTTCGGTAACGACGCCAATGGTGACTCGTACTCGAAGGATCTGGCTTACATCCCGACCCGTAACGACGGTACGGCCTTCCGCACCGCGAATGGCGCGTCGGCTGCATCGGATGCGCTGGTCAACCAGTTCTTCGACTACATCCAGCACGATCCGAGCCTGCGTAAGAACCAGGGCAAGATCGCGCGTCGTAACGATGCGGTGTCGAGCTGGGTCAATCAGATCGACCTTGGCCTGAGCCAGGAAATCCCGGGCATCTTCAAGGGCAACAAGGGCGAGATCCGTCTCGACATCTACAACTTCCTGAACCTGCTCAACAAGGATTGGGGACAGCAGTCGTACGTCGGCTTCCCGTACACCCGTACGCTGGCCAACTTCGGCGGCGTGGACGCCCAGGGCAACTACATCTACAACCTGCCGACCGACGCACAGGGCAACTACGCCCCGGGTTCGAAGGCTGTGTACGATGCCCCGACCGACAACAGCGCGACCAAGCTGAACCCGGTCTCGCGTTGGTCCGCCCAGCTGACCGTTCGCTACACGTTCTAA
- a CDS encoding YhgN family NAAT transporter produces the protein METQMTTLSAGILLFLIMDPLGNIPLFLALLKDVPPQRRRKVMIRELLIALAVLVAFLLGGQFILKLLQLRQESVSIGGGIVLFLIGIRMVFPPVEGGVFGKPGEGEPFIVPMAIPGVAGPSAMAALLLLTNSQPGRTAEWGIALFLAWLSTSVILLSSTFLFKWLGESVLTAMERLMGMLLIALSVQMALGGLASYMHIAV, from the coding sequence ATGGAAACGCAGATGACGACGTTATCCGCGGGCATCCTGCTGTTCCTGATCATGGACCCGCTGGGCAACATCCCGTTGTTCCTTGCCCTGTTGAAGGATGTGCCGCCCCAGCGCCGCCGCAAGGTGATGATCCGCGAGCTGCTGATCGCGCTCGCCGTGCTGGTGGCCTTCCTGCTGGGCGGCCAGTTCATCCTGAAGCTGCTCCAGCTGCGCCAGGAATCCGTGAGCATCGGCGGCGGCATCGTGCTGTTCCTGATCGGCATCCGCATGGTGTTCCCGCCGGTGGAAGGCGGTGTGTTCGGCAAGCCCGGCGAGGGCGAGCCGTTCATCGTACCCATGGCGATCCCTGGCGTGGCCGGCCCTTCGGCCATGGCCGCGCTGCTGCTGCTCACCAATTCGCAGCCGGGTCGCACGGCGGAGTGGGGTATCGCCCTGTTCCTGGCATGGCTCTCCACCTCGGTGATCCTGCTCAGTTCCACCTTCCTGTTCAAATGGTTGGGTGAAAGCGTGCTGACCGCCATGGAGCGCCTGATGGGCATGCTGCTCATCGCGCTTTCGGTACAGATGGCACTGGGCGGCCTGGCGTCCTACATGCACATTGCCGTATGA
- a CDS encoding SDR family NAD(P)-dependent oxidoreductase, which translates to MLPSARLPEGWAPAPGALAGRVFLVTGATGGLGGETARAIVRAGGTVVITGRKVRPLEKLFDELVAMGGAEPVIHPLDLESATPNDFIALADGLEKEFGRLDGVVHAAAHFNELTPMAMHKPDDWLRAMQVNVSAPFALTQACMPLLAQGEDSAVVFVFDDPERVSRAHWGGYGVSKAAVERMAAVLHAEHLGGAMRVHALLPPPMRTALRRAAYYGENTLDRPLPTASAEAIVYLLSGAGADARGTVLDVRPAH; encoded by the coding sequence ATGCTGCCCTCCGCGCGCCTGCCCGAGGGCTGGGCCCCGGCGCCCGGTGCGCTGGCTGGCCGCGTATTCCTCGTCACGGGCGCCACGGGTGGCCTGGGTGGCGAGACGGCACGGGCTATTGTCCGGGCCGGCGGCACGGTGGTGATCACCGGGCGCAAGGTGCGTCCGCTCGAAAAGCTCTTCGACGAGCTGGTCGCCATGGGCGGCGCCGAGCCGGTCATCCACCCGCTGGATCTGGAAAGCGCCACCCCGAACGATTTCATCGCGCTGGCCGATGGACTGGAGAAGGAGTTCGGCCGGCTCGATGGCGTGGTCCACGCGGCCGCGCATTTCAACGAACTCACGCCCATGGCCATGCACAAGCCTGATGACTGGCTGCGTGCCATGCAGGTGAATGTTTCGGCCCCGTTCGCGCTCACCCAGGCCTGCATGCCGTTGCTCGCCCAGGGCGAGGACAGCGCCGTGGTCTTCGTCTTCGACGACCCGGAGCGCGTCTCGCGTGCCCATTGGGGCGGCTACGGCGTCTCCAAGGCGGCCGTCGAGCGCATGGCTGCCGTGCTGCACGCCGAGCACCTGGGCGGTGCCATGCGTGTGCATGCCCTGTTGCCGCCGCCGATGCGCACGGCGCTGCGCAGGGCGGCTTATTACGGCGAAAACACCCTCGACCGGCCGCTGCCCACGGCATCGGCCGAAGCCATCGTGTACCTGCTGTCGGGCGCTGGCGCGGATGCGCGCGGCACCGTGCTGGATGTCCGCCCCGCCCACTGA